TATTTGCGCCGGTCTGGTGATCGGCATCATCGACCGGGACCGGGTCAGCCCGCAGATGCGCATCCTGAGCGAAGAAGACGGCCTGCCGACCTTGCCGCTGCACGAACTGCAACTGGTCAAGGCCCCCGGCTCACCCAGCGCGGCCTGTGAAGTGTTGATCCGGTTGATTGGGGATCATTTTCGGTTGTGAGCACCCAATGAGTGAGGCGTTTGAATTGGAATTCATTCCGTAGGACCGGCTTTAGCCGGGAGAGGGTCGGTACAAACAGTACATTTCTATCGTCTGTACGATTGTTCTCCCGGCTGAAGCCGGTCCTACGACCTCGTGGAGTCCCGACCAGCCACCGCTGCAATATTCTGTAACCAACCGGTTAATCGGTATCATGACAACGTCGTTACAGTCGGCATTTGGCCATTTCGTTAGGGAACTGTATCCATGCCTTATTTTTCCCTGGCGCGCTTCAAGGCGCGCTGGTTCGCCTGGTCTTGCATGGCCCTGCTGATCGTCGGTCTGCCGGTGGGTTGTGCGGTGTTGCAACATACCGAGCGGGAACTGGTGTTTCGTATCGAACCGGGCACTGCCAGCTGGTACAGCGGACTGCCCGCCGGTGTGCAGGAGTTCGAGCTCAAGGCGCCGGACTTCGGCGTGGCGCAAAACATTCACGCCTGGTGGTGGCCCGCCAATCGCAAAGACGCGCCAGCGGTGCTGTATCTGCACGGCTCGCGCTGGAACCTCACGGGCCAGCTGTTTCGCATTGAGCAACTGCGCGCCCTGGGCTTCTCGGTGCTGGCCATCGACTATCGCGGTTTCGGCCAGAGCCAAGGGCGATTGCCCTCCGAGGCCACGGTTTACGAAGACGCACGCGTCGCTTGGGAACGCCTGAAACTGCTGCAACCGGACCCGCGACAGCGGCTTATTTACGGCCACTCATTGGGCGGCGCCGTGGCGGTGGATCTGGCCGCTGAACTGGGACGAGACACCGAGAATGGCAAAGAGCCCGTACAAGCCCGTGGCCTGATTATCGAATCCACCTTCACCACACTGGCCGATGTCGCCACCGCAGTGGCCAATACGTCGTTGCCGGTGCGCTGGTTGCTGTCGCAGAAATTCGACTCCATCGACAAGATCGCCGCTATCCATATGCCGTTGCTGATCGTCCACGGCACCGAGGACCGCTACGTGCCATCGCGATTCAGTGAAGAGCTGTTTGCGGCGGCCCAGGAGCCGAAGAAACTCCTGCTGGTGCCGGGCGGTTCGCATAACAACAGCATGAGCCTGGGAAGGCAGGCGTATGGGCAGGCGATTCAGGCGTTGTTCAGAGCCAGCGAGGCGCCAGCCCATGCAGCGAAAGCCCCGGCGGGTGCCGAGGCTGACAACCATGCCGCGGGCTGATCACTGCGGATCGATATGGCTCACCGTGAACGGCTTGCTGCGCACCACAACCTGCCCCGGATGACTGGCCGGCGCAACGCTGCCGTTCAGTTGCTTGAGCAATGCCTGCGGGTCTTCAATCGGCAAACCGGCCAACTGCTGCGCTGGCAGGTTCCACCACTGGCTGGCCAGCAAGCCGTCGATGATGTCCTGATCGAAGCGATAGCGCACCACCTGAGCCGGTGAACCAACGGCGATGGCGTAAGGCGGAATGTCCTTGTTGACCAGCGATTGCGCGCCAATCACCGCGCCGGTGCCGATGGTCACGCCTTCCAGAATCAGCACATCCATGCCGATCCACACGTCGTGACCAATGGAAGTTTGCTTGACGCCATCGTGATGCGGCGCAATGCCGCCCAGTTGCTGGCGCAGGCCGACCAGCCCGCTGTGGGATGTCAGCCAGCTCAGTGGATGGGATTTACGGTCCTGGCCGATGGTCACGTTCTTGGCAATCGAGCAATAGCGCCCGATGCTGGAGACGTCGTGCAGCTCGGCGCCGCTGACGATATCGGTGTAGGCACCGATGGTCAGCTTGCGGGACAGAATCTTGATCTGATGCAGCTTTACGCCATGCTCCAGCGTCAGCTCGGTTTCACGGCGCAGGCCTTTGATCCCGCTGTCCAGACGACATTTGTTCTTCGAAAGCGCCTTTTTCAGCTTTCTGTCCAACAGCGCTCGCTTGAAGAAATTCATGGTCTGGTTCCACAGATGATTGGTGGGCTGGTGGCGATTCCACGGCATGAGTGGAATTTTCCTACGCAAGACTATCTGCCATCCCACACAAAGCTGGGAATCATCGCACAAGCCGAGCGAATCCCAAAAAGCTTGTTCACGGTACGAGGTTGTCGATTTGCAGACAGGTCATTCGACTATCCAAAGCTGCACCCGAATGAATGAACAACGACGAGGAACACGCCCATGAGCACTTATCCAGTCGCCCCACACGAACTCGACAGCCACCCGGTCGTCTCTCGGCAAGAGTGGCTGACGGCGCGCAAACAGCATCTGATTTACGAGAAAGCCTTTACCCGCCAACGCGATCAACTCAGCGCCGAACGCCGCGCCCTGCCCTGGGTCAGGATCGACAAGGCGTACAGCTTTGAAGGTCCCAACGGCAGACAAAGCCTGAGCGAGCTGTTCGGCAATAACAGCCAGTTGATCATCTATCACTTCATGTTTGGCAAGGATTGGGAGGAAGGCTGCACGGGCTGCTCATTCCTGACCGATCACATGGACGGCGCCAACCTGCATCTGGCGCACCACGACATCAGCCTCGTCGCCGTTTCCCACGCGCCATGGCAGCAGTTTCAAGCGTTCAAGCAACGCATGGGCTGGAAGTTGAACTGGGTGTCATCGGCGGGCAGTGATTTCAACTATGACTTCGGGGTGTCCGCCACGGCCGAACAGATCGCCGACGGCAGCGTCACCTACAATTACGAGCCCTCCACCGACCCCTTCGAGGAACTGCCCGGCCTGAGCGTCTTCTACAAAAACCCGGCGGGGGAGATTTTCCACACGTACTCAACCTACGCCCGAGGTCTGGACATTCTCGTCGGCGCCTACAACTATCTGGACCTCACGCCCAAAGGCAGGAATGAGGTGCAAATCATGGACTGGATGCGCTTGCATGACCGTTATGACGACCAGGACCCGACGGCGCCCCAGGCTTAGCGCGTCGCCACCACAAACAACCGTGGAAACGGCAACAATACCGTCCCGTCTTCCAGCGCCGGATAAGCTTCGCTGATTGCGGCGAGATAGCGTTCCAGGAACGCGTGCTTCTCCGTTTCATCCAGCGGTTCAAGATAAGGCCGCAATGCCGAACCCTTGAACCACTCGACCACCGCCGCATGACCACCTTCCAGCGGATGAAAATAGGTGGTGCGCCATACGTCTACCGAACTGCAATGGCCCTTGAGCAGCGAGTAATAAAAGCTCGCGTCATGGCGACCAGGATGTTTCACCGCAGCGATCTTGCTCGCCCAAGGGCCGTCCGCTGCCACTTCACGGGCCAGACGGTGGGCCGGCTCTTGCAAATTGTCCGGCGTCTGCACCGCTAGGCTGCCACCGGGCGTGAGTTTGCTGACCAGACGCGGATACAGCGCGGCATGATCCGCCACCCATTGCAACGAAGCGTTGGCGAGAATCACATCCAGTGGTTGCGCCGGATTCCACGCCGCGATGTCAGCCAACTCGAAACTCAAGGCCGGCAACCGCTGGCGCGCGTCGATCAGCATGTTTTCCGAACTGTCCA
This genomic window from Pseudomonas sp. G.S.17 contains:
- a CDS encoding alpha/beta fold hydrolase; translated protein: MPYFSLARFKARWFAWSCMALLIVGLPVGCAVLQHTERELVFRIEPGTASWYSGLPAGVQEFELKAPDFGVAQNIHAWWWPANRKDAPAVLYLHGSRWNLTGQLFRIEQLRALGFSVLAIDYRGFGQSQGRLPSEATVYEDARVAWERLKLLQPDPRQRLIYGHSLGGAVAVDLAAELGRDTENGKEPVQARGLIIESTFTTLADVATAVANTSLPVRWLLSQKFDSIDKIAAIHMPLLIVHGTEDRYVPSRFSEELFAAAQEPKKLLLVPGGSHNNSMSLGRQAYGQAIQALFRASEAPAHAAKAPAGAEADNHAAG
- a CDS encoding thioredoxin family protein — its product is MSTYPVAPHELDSHPVVSRQEWLTARKQHLIYEKAFTRQRDQLSAERRALPWVRIDKAYSFEGPNGRQSLSELFGNNSQLIIYHFMFGKDWEEGCTGCSFLTDHMDGANLHLAHHDISLVAVSHAPWQQFQAFKQRMGWKLNWVSSAGSDFNYDFGVSATAEQIADGSVTYNYEPSTDPFEELPGLSVFYKNPAGEIFHTYSTYARGLDILVGAYNYLDLTPKGRNEVQIMDWMRLHDRYDDQDPTAPQA
- the tam gene encoding trans-aconitate 2-methyltransferase, with the translated sequence MPWSAKQYSIFEQQRTRPVVDLVAAIPTQNVQTAVDLGCGPGNSTEVLAERYPQAQVTGLDSSENMLIDARQRLPALSFELADIAAWNPAQPLDVILANASLQWVADHAALYPRLVSKLTPGGSLAVQTPDNLQEPAHRLAREVAADGPWASKIAAVKHPGRHDASFYYSLLKGHCSSVDVWRTTYFHPLEGGHAAVVEWFKGSALRPYLEPLDETEKHAFLERYLAAISEAYPALEDGTVLLPFPRLFVVATR
- a CDS encoding CatB-related O-acetyltransferase — its product is MNFFKRALLDRKLKKALSKNKCRLDSGIKGLRRETELTLEHGVKLHQIKILSRKLTIGAYTDIVSGAELHDVSSIGRYCSIAKNVTIGQDRKSHPLSWLTSHSGLVGLRQQLGGIAPHHDGVKQTSIGHDVWIGMDVLILEGVTIGTGAVIGAQSLVNKDIPPYAIAVGSPAQVVRYRFDQDIIDGLLASQWWNLPAQQLAGLPIEDPQALLKQLNGSVAPASHPGQVVVRSKPFTVSHIDPQ